A genomic window from Emys orbicularis isolate rEmyOrb1 chromosome 8, rEmyOrb1.hap1, whole genome shotgun sequence includes:
- the LOC135882755 gene encoding E-selectin-like: MIGLWFLSVLTYGLMVLEEGNCWTYHYSEKSMTYKLAEEWCRKHYTNMVAIQNKEEIAHLNAFLPFNPSYYWIGIRKIDNEWTWVGTRKRLTEEAKNWAQGEPNNRRNDEDCVEIYIKRDKDAGKWNDERCSKQKVALCYAASCNQSSCSGHGECLETINNHTCLCDAGFYGPECQHVVTCDQLKEPHQGTLECSHPLQTYSYNSSCEVQCAEGYESTGFEPVWCTSSGNWSAPTPACRAVQCDGLKAPAHGFLMCSPASGNLLWNSTCEFACEEGFVLKGSDRLQCGASGEWDGQQPECEVVQCDGLKALAHGAQTCSPASGNFLWNSTCEFACEEGFVLKGSDKLQCGASGKWDGEQPECEALMCEAVNRPENGFVECTARHPEFTHNSACEFHCEEGYRLSGSPTIQCTAQGEWSEPFPKCEAGRHERHHPAEDLEVPEGKDASR, encoded by the exons ATGATTGGCCTGTGGTTCCTCTCTGTTCTCACTTACG GACTTATGGTGCTTGAGGAGGGCAATTGCTGGACATACCACTATTCAGAAAAAAGTATGACCTATAAGCTTGCGGAGGAATGGTGTAGGAAACACTATACAAATATGGTTGCCATTCAGAATAAGGAGGAAATTGCCCATCTGAATGCATTTTTACCCTTCAATCCAAGTTATTACTGGATTGGAATCAGAAAAATTGATAATGAGTGGACCTGGGTTGGAACAAGAAAACGGCTGACTGAAGAGGCTAAAAACTGGGCTCAGGGTGAACCAAACAACAGAAGGAATGACGAGGACTGTGTTGAAATCTACATCAAAAGAGACAAGGATGCAGGCAAATGGAATGATGAAAGATGCAGCAAACAGAAGGTTGCCTTGTGCTACGCAG CTTCCTGTAACCAGTCTTCCTGCAGTGGCCATGGTGAATGCCTGGAGACCATTAACAATCATACCTGCCTCTGTGATGCTGGATTCTATGGGCCTGAATGCCAGCATG TTGTGACTTGCGACCAATTAAAAGAACCCCATCAAGGGACACTGGAGTGCAGCCATCCACTGCAGACCTACAGCTACAACTCATCCTGTGAGGTTCAGTGTGCAGAAGGCTATGAATCAACTGGGTTTGAACCAGTCTGGTGTACCTCTTCCGGAAACTGGTCTGCACCCACTCCAGCATGTAGAG CTGTGCAGTGTGATGGCTTAAAGGCTCCAGCTCATGGCTTCCTGATGTGCTCTCCGGCCTCTGGGAACTTGCTGTGGAATTCAACCTGTGAGTTTGCCTGTGAAGAAGGGTTTGTGTTGAAGGGATCAGACAGGCTGCAGTGCGGCGCTTCTGGAGAGTGGGATGGACAGCAGCCGGAATGCGAAG TTGTGCAGTGT gatGGCTTAAAGGCTCTGGCTCATGGTGCCCAGACGTGCTCTCCGGCCTCTGGGAACTTTCTGTGGAATTCAACCTGTGAGTTTGCCTGTGAAGAAGGGTTTGTGTTGAAGGGATCAGACAAGCTGCAGTGTGGCGCTTCTGGAAAGTGGGATGGAGAGCAGCCGGAATGCGAAG CACTGATGTGTGAAGCAGTGAACAGGCCTGAAAACGGCTTTGTGGAGTGTACTGCCCGTCATCCAGAATTCACCCACAACTCGGCCTGTGAGTTCCATTGTGAGGAGGGCTACAGATTAAGTGGATCACCCACGATTCAGTGCACAGCTCAGGGAGAATGGTCAGAGCCCTTCCCGAAGTGTGAAG cagggcgtcatgagcgacatcaccctgctgaggatctcgaagtcccagagggaaaggatgcttcgaga